A single genomic interval of Xyrauchen texanus isolate HMW12.3.18 chromosome 48, RBS_HiC_50CHRs, whole genome shotgun sequence harbors:
- the mrpl54 gene encoding 39S ribosomal protein L54, mitochondrial, producing the protein MTRKGTMALFNVLHSFKRLNLPSLNAYNECCMSAFLIQYRCYAKKVAIKGKGKGMVKEVIKGPELCKDPVKLCTHAVGVNIFKQGEDPPLKPKDEYPEWLFQLDLGPPKKINELDPDSWEYWKHLRKEHIWRHNKLHKGKKM; encoded by the exons ATGACGAGAAAGGGCACAATGGCACTATTTAATGTACTGCATTCTTTCAAGAGGTTAAACTTGCCTTCTCTTAATGCCTATAACGAGTGTTGTATGAGTGCTTTTCTAATCCAGTATCGTTGTTATGCAAAGAAAGTAG CAATCAAAGGGAAAGGGAAAGGAATGGTAAAGGAAGTTATTAAGGGCCCAGAACTTTGTAAGGATCCAGTGAAACTTTGCACTCATGCAGTTGGAGTCAACATTTTCAAACAGGGAGAGGACCCACCACTTAAACCCAAGGATGAGTATCCAGAATG GCTATTTCAATTGGACCTTGGTCCACCCAAAAAAATCAATGAACTGGATCCAGACAGTTGGGAATACTGGAAGCATTTACGGAAGGAGCATATTTGGAGACATAATAAACTGCATAAAGGCAAAAAGATGTAA
- the fam32a gene encoding protein FAM32A-like — MSEYVSVQKGALKLKGVSLASKKKKKKEQERKHLEQQVLTTQNEEGTKKGYVDKRTPAQMAFDKLQEKRQMERILKKASKTHKRRVEDFNRHLDKLTEHYDIPKVSWTK; from the exons ATGTCTGAGTATGTGTCTGTCCAGAAAGGCGCTTTAAAGCTAAAAGGAGTCTCGTTGGCAAGTAAAAA AAAGAAGAAGAAGGAGCAGGAAAGGAAACATTTAGAGCAGCAGGTGTTGACCACTCAAAATGAAGAGGGAACTAAGAAAGGATATGTTGACAAGAGAACACCAGCTCAGATGGCATTTGACAAATTACAAGAGAAAAGG CAAATGGAGAGAATTTTGAAGAAGGCCTCCAAAACACACAAGAGAAGAGTTGAG GATTTCAACAGACATCTGGACAAATTAACGGAGCATTATGACATTCCCAAAGTCAGCtggacaaaataa